One Gemmatimonadaceae bacterium DNA window includes the following coding sequences:
- a CDS encoding RNA polymerase sigma factor — MTDPTLELAATDTGLPVPSDVTAAARGDRAAFERVYRAHVDRVYSLGVRMLGDRVLADEVTQDVFVRVWQKLPGFRGESAFSTWLHRVAVNVILSRRKTAGVQAGRLADDGALDDAPSRPLAVGDRLDLEQAIAGLPNGARRVFVLHDVEGFTHEEIGEQLGITPGGSKAQLHRARMLLRAALTR; from the coding sequence GTGACTGACCCCACCCTCGAACTCGCCGCCACCGACACGGGCCTGCCCGTGCCGAGTGACGTGACCGCCGCCGCCCGCGGCGATCGCGCGGCGTTCGAGCGGGTGTACCGGGCGCATGTGGACCGCGTCTACAGCCTCGGCGTGCGCATGCTGGGGGACCGGGTGCTGGCCGACGAGGTCACGCAGGACGTGTTCGTGCGGGTCTGGCAGAAGCTGCCCGGTTTCCGCGGCGAGTCGGCGTTCAGCACGTGGCTGCATCGCGTGGCGGTGAACGTGATTCTGTCGCGCCGGAAGACGGCCGGCGTGCAGGCGGGGCGCCTGGCCGATGACGGGGCGCTCGACGATGCGCCGAGTCGCCCGCTCGCGGTGGGCGACCGGCTCGATCTCGAGCAGGCGATCGCCGGGCTGCCGAACGGGGCCCGCAGGGTGTTCGTGCTCCACGACGTCGAAGGTTTTACCCACGAAGAGATTGGTGAGCAGCTCGGCATTACGCCGGGCGGCAGCAAGGCCCAGCTCCACCGCGCCCGCATGCTGTTGCGGGCCGCGCTTACGCGATGA
- a CDS encoding DUF4097 domain-containing protein produces the protein MTRRPAPAVQRPLFSFRGLLFLSALAASSLHAQDSTLRLPDNAVVDVTLRTGRLIVRGTDRSTGSVRGGGRNYQLRPSGVGIVVNERTRDRDDDGPLELDLPRNVRLVVNTSSADVDLRDLRGDVDIKTVSGDLVADNLSGRLRVDTFSGDVDVVGSVTGVRVSTISGDVHLRGVRGDVELKTTSGTLRVDGDRITSVTAESISGDVTVDGGLADDARVQATSHSGDITLRLPGGARAALDFTTISGELDAGGPLTLMPGEVGGSRSRRATRHYEIGNGSTPATLRLDLSTSSGDVRLVRGIRS, from the coding sequence GTGACCCGTCGTCCAGCTCCCGCCGTCCAGCGTCCGCTGTTCAGCTTCCGCGGTCTGCTGTTCCTCTCAGCACTCGCCGCGTCGAGCCTCCACGCCCAGGATTCGACCCTCCGCCTCCCCGACAACGCCGTCGTTGACGTCACGCTGCGCACCGGTCGCCTGATCGTGCGCGGCACCGACCGCAGCACCGGCAGCGTGCGCGGCGGCGGTCGCAACTACCAGCTCCGTCCGAGCGGGGTTGGCATCGTCGTGAATGAACGCACCCGCGATCGCGACGATGACGGTCCGCTCGAGCTCGATCTCCCGCGCAACGTGCGGCTGGTCGTCAACACCTCGTCGGCCGATGTGGACCTGCGCGACTTGCGCGGCGATGTCGACATCAAGACAGTGAGTGGCGATCTCGTGGCCGACAATCTCTCCGGCCGCCTGCGCGTTGACACGTTCAGCGGCGATGTGGATGTCGTCGGCTCGGTGACCGGGGTACGTGTCAGCACGATCAGCGGGGACGTGCATCTGCGCGGCGTACGCGGCGACGTCGAACTCAAGACCACCAGCGGCACCCTGCGCGTTGACGGTGATCGCATCACCAGCGTCACCGCCGAAAGTATCAGTGGCGACGTCACGGTCGACGGCGGGCTGGCCGATGACGCCCGCGTCCAGGCCACCTCACACTCCGGCGACATCACGCTCCGCCTGCCGGGTGGCGCGCGCGCCGCGCTCGACTTCACCACGATCAGCGGCGAACTCGACGCCGGCGGGCCGCTCACGCTGATGCCCGGTGAGGTCGGCGGTTCCCGCAGCCGGCGCGCCACTCGGCACTATGAAATCGGCAACGGCTCCACCCCCGCGACGCTGCGGCTCGACCTCTCAACTTCCAGCGGTGACGTGCGCCTCGTGCGCGGCATCCGCTCCTGA
- a CDS encoding DEAD/DEAH box helicase yields the protein MREDPGMTSPSRAAEDAVPPAPRSSRVAQRRLELVRAYVAQSVLPPLPSPTLGEVVLAPHQREAAARLLRILARHGGALLADDVGLGKTYVGLAVAREYERCMVIAPAALLPMWAAAVRRTHTTGAALVSLHAFSRGDGPALDTGARRLVIIDEAHHLRNPATQRYQRVSAAIAGADVLLLSATPVHNREGDVRAMLALFAGSRPNLLEAGRRAELIVRRDAAMVGGASSAVAGSRPAVRWHRAHRVPMDRAILERIMALPAPLPAKDGAEAGALIRMGLLRAWCSSEAALLDAVRRRRLRGAVLRDALEVGRHPTQAELRSWAVSEGDVQLGFAELLASGPVEHGPLLAVLDRHLAALEALSDALRSAGGSDAERAAWLRRVVAAHPGVPVVAFSQYARTVEAMYRALRDIAGVGMLTGARARIASGPIGRQEALQRFAPRAHERPPPPSHAAIRVLLTTDLLAEGVNLQDAGVVVHCDAPWTAALRDQRVGRAVRMGSPWGVVHVYRLAPSLEVEGALRWEARVVRKAAIGARVVGRAGRSRSVVEVRSALLAQFAEWARASDAVDVPDAASLRVAVQRVRALPVVGGVRPVVAALIAGGASRAASGVMAAWLVDGGWRVSGRDARVMAFVAAASAGPVAPAQVSSAAKRAWLRGVWRAEARWRGRAAARVIAGEDPGALSAVQRSASAQLAWVARGLSVAERVRLAPFFVRAQRAVAMARSPVAERALRGWLAQGNAPVGDWMARAPAAEERVSTPETEGASGGRVRYVLLLVACAAFRERRV from the coding sequence ATGCGTGAGGATCCTGGGATGACATCGCCGAGCCGCGCGGCTGAGGATGCGGTGCCCCCCGCGCCGCGTTCGTCGCGCGTGGCGCAGCGGCGGCTCGAGCTGGTGCGTGCCTACGTCGCGCAGAGTGTGTTGCCGCCACTTCCCTCGCCGACGTTGGGCGAGGTGGTGCTGGCCCCGCATCAGCGGGAGGCAGCGGCGCGACTGCTGCGCATACTGGCGCGACATGGCGGGGCGTTGCTCGCCGATGATGTGGGGTTGGGCAAGACGTACGTGGGGCTGGCCGTGGCGCGGGAGTACGAGCGGTGCATGGTGATTGCGCCAGCGGCGCTGTTGCCGATGTGGGCGGCGGCGGTGCGGCGCACGCACACCACGGGAGCCGCGCTCGTGTCGCTGCATGCCTTTTCGCGTGGCGATGGGCCTGCGCTCGATACGGGCGCGCGACGACTGGTGATCATCGACGAGGCGCATCATCTGCGGAATCCCGCCACGCAGCGATACCAACGGGTGTCAGCAGCGATTGCCGGCGCGGATGTGCTGTTGCTGTCGGCGACGCCCGTGCACAATCGCGAGGGCGATGTCCGGGCGATGCTGGCGCTCTTTGCCGGAAGTCGGCCGAACCTACTGGAGGCGGGGCGGCGTGCGGAGCTGATCGTGCGCCGAGACGCGGCCATGGTGGGCGGGGCATCGAGTGCCGTCGCGGGGAGCCGGCCGGCGGTGCGGTGGCATCGGGCGCATCGGGTACCGATGGATCGCGCGATTCTGGAGCGGATCATGGCGTTGCCGGCGCCGTTGCCGGCCAAGGACGGGGCGGAGGCCGGGGCGCTCATCCGCATGGGGTTGCTGCGCGCCTGGTGTTCGAGCGAGGCGGCGTTGCTCGATGCGGTGCGCAGGCGGCGGTTGCGCGGCGCGGTGTTGCGCGATGCGTTGGAGGTGGGGCGCCATCCGACGCAGGCGGAGCTGCGATCGTGGGCCGTCTCGGAGGGCGACGTGCAGCTCGGATTCGCCGAGCTGTTGGCGTCGGGGCCGGTGGAGCATGGGCCGTTGCTCGCCGTTTTGGACCGTCACCTGGCGGCGCTGGAAGCGCTTTCCGATGCGCTGCGGAGCGCCGGTGGTAGTGACGCGGAGCGGGCGGCGTGGTTGAGGCGCGTAGTGGCGGCGCATCCGGGGGTGCCGGTAGTGGCGTTCTCGCAGTACGCGCGCACGGTGGAGGCGATGTACCGGGCGCTCCGCGATATCGCTGGCGTCGGGATGCTGACCGGTGCGCGTGCGCGGATTGCCAGCGGCCCGATCGGCCGGCAGGAGGCGTTGCAGCGATTCGCGCCGAGGGCGCATGAACGTCCGCCACCGCCGTCGCATGCGGCGATCCGTGTGCTGCTGACGACGGATCTGTTAGCCGAGGGGGTGAACCTGCAGGATGCGGGCGTCGTGGTGCATTGCGATGCGCCGTGGACCGCGGCGTTGCGTGATCAGCGAGTGGGGCGCGCGGTGCGCATGGGCTCACCGTGGGGGGTGGTGCACGTCTATCGGCTGGCGCCGTCGCTCGAGGTCGAGGGGGCGTTGCGATGGGAGGCGCGGGTGGTGCGCAAGGCGGCGATTGGTGCGCGGGTGGTGGGGCGCGCCGGGAGATCGCGGAGTGTGGTGGAAGTGCGCAGTGCACTGCTGGCGCAGTTTGCCGAGTGGGCCCGTGCATCGGACGCGGTGGATGTCCCGGATGCGGCGTCGCTACGGGTGGCGGTGCAGCGCGTGCGGGCCTTGCCCGTGGTGGGTGGTGTGCGACCGGTGGTGGCGGCGCTGATCGCGGGCGGCGCATCGCGCGCGGCGAGCGGCGTGATGGCCGCCTGGTTGGTGGATGGCGGATGGCGCGTCAGTGGGCGCGATGCGCGGGTGATGGCGTTCGTGGCGGCGGCGAGTGCGGGGCCGGTGGCGCCGGCGCAGGTGTCGAGTGCGGCGAAGCGCGCGTGGCTGCGCGGGGTGTGGCGCGCCGAAGCGCGGTGGCGTGGGCGCGCGGCGGCGCGGGTGATTGCGGGGGAGGATCCCGGGGCACTGAGTGCGGTGCAGCGGAGCGCGTCGGCGCAGCTCGCGTGGGTGGCGCGGGGGCTGTCGGTTGCGGAGCGGGTGCGACTGGCGCCGTTCTTCGTGCGGGCACAGCGAGCGGTGGCGATGGCGCGCTCGCCGGTGGCGGAGCGGGCGTTGCGCGGGTGGCTCGCCCAGGGGAATGCGCCGGTCGGCGACTGGATGGCGCGGGCGCCGGCAGCTGAGGAGCGGGTGTCGACACCGGAGACGGAGGGCGCGTCGGGCGGGCGCGTGCGGTATGTGCTCCTCCTGGTGGCGTGCGCTGCGTTTCGCGAACGGCGCGTGTAG
- a CDS encoding N-6 DNA methylase gives MLTIKTAASLLASADSLDTMLPIAHLLGFTGEVTRLRGAARRDLGIASYASQARLVPGSGAICCLLARLAPPAAVGPTYDARERTRLLAVQLVKRSPTRHWCVLAIDHDGHLLTLATVTDSPHGPRIAALRLDRRRVLDSDADTVRALAAVTDDDPLLRHARFTDILRRDALTHRFYRALEQSVTALGDSLSLADTPRRPGRPPASPLAMERRELALLAASRLLFLAFIEAKGWLNGQRDFLMQHALRVLEANGSLHEALLRPLFFGTLNTPRSRRAPVARAFGAVPFLNGGLFTPTPLEKRFTRYRFSNDALTGLVTGVLDRYRFTAREDSASWSEAAVDPEMLGRAFESLMAAEERRRSGSFYTPPHLVAQAVREALLSAIPELPTALLDDQPDVRPLPAALAARLRPQLEALRVLDPACGSGAFLVHVLERIDAALAACGDVREAHVRRREVLTRSVFGVDRQPMAVWLCELRLWLSVVIECAEPDVARLAPLPNLDHHIRVGDSLAGGAFDFAPPSPARLTALRARYVRASGARKATLASELDREERQRALAELDRRRSAVYAEREALLLSLRGRDLFGERRRASAADRAQLALLRLSVRALALQRRALALGGALPFRYAAMFADVAARGGFTLVVGNPPWVRPHAMPVAERVWLRQEFRTMRDATWRDGARGAGAGAGFAGQADLAVAFIERAVQLLAPNGTLALLVPAKLWRTLSGGGVRRLLLRDAQLRALHDWSDAPAQFDAATYPSLVVATRRAPVERLALAEWAAAPSEGSAVLTTTTGSAQEMTIRISITRTHTTRFSTSAPALSLGGEAGAPWVLLPAPAQAAFETLRRTGVPLAQSVMGRPLLGVKCGYNAAFLVRAVEHDDDTATVMTDDPARPRQGVIERTLLRPVLRGEEVGHWFLDHEVTTSGSAQTLRIIWTHNSAGEVLRTLPPATARWMAQWKPGLSSRSDIRHRQPWWTLFRTEAARSDAVRIVWADIGRKLRSRVLLPGDPTVPLNSCYVVRAPHPNDAYALHALLRSTIASAWLDVLAEPARGGFRRFLGWTVAALPVPRDWASAVRLLAPAGRALSRDDHRQLEAQTNALLDLDELVALAYGIPVNELLPLLEWYVHA, from the coding sequence GTGCTCACCATCAAGACTGCTGCTTCCCTTCTCGCATCGGCCGATTCGCTCGACACGATGCTCCCCATCGCGCACCTGCTGGGCTTCACCGGCGAGGTGACCCGCCTGCGCGGGGCCGCGCGGCGCGATCTGGGTATCGCTTCCTACGCGAGCCAGGCCCGGCTGGTCCCGGGGAGCGGTGCGATCTGCTGCTTGCTCGCCCGCCTGGCGCCGCCGGCGGCTGTTGGCCCGACCTACGATGCCCGCGAGCGCACCCGCCTGCTGGCGGTGCAGCTCGTGAAGCGCTCGCCCACCCGGCACTGGTGTGTGCTGGCGATCGATCACGACGGGCACCTGCTCACGCTCGCCACCGTCACCGACTCGCCCCACGGGCCGCGCATTGCCGCGCTGCGCCTCGATCGGCGGCGCGTGCTCGACTCCGATGCCGACACGGTACGGGCGCTCGCCGCGGTGACCGATGACGACCCGCTGCTCCGCCATGCGCGCTTCACCGACATCCTGCGCCGCGATGCGCTCACGCATCGCTTCTACCGGGCACTTGAACAGAGCGTCACCGCGCTTGGCGACTCCCTCTCGCTGGCGGACACCCCGCGTCGGCCGGGCCGCCCTCCGGCCTCGCCACTCGCCATGGAGCGGCGCGAGCTGGCGTTGCTCGCCGCGTCGCGCCTGCTGTTCCTCGCCTTCATCGAGGCGAAAGGGTGGCTCAACGGGCAACGGGACTTCCTCATGCAGCACGCGCTGCGGGTGCTCGAGGCCAATGGCTCGCTGCACGAGGCGCTGTTGCGGCCGCTCTTCTTCGGCACGCTCAACACGCCACGTTCCCGACGGGCGCCCGTGGCGCGGGCGTTCGGGGCGGTGCCCTTTCTCAACGGCGGCCTGTTCACGCCCACGCCGCTCGAGAAGCGCTTCACGCGCTACCGCTTCAGCAATGACGCGCTCACAGGACTCGTGACGGGCGTGCTCGACCGCTATCGCTTTACCGCGCGCGAAGACTCCGCCAGTTGGTCGGAGGCCGCGGTGGATCCGGAAATGCTGGGACGTGCCTTCGAGTCGTTGATGGCAGCCGAGGAACGGCGGCGTTCCGGTTCCTTCTACACGCCGCCGCATCTGGTCGCGCAGGCGGTGCGTGAGGCATTGCTCAGTGCAATCCCCGAACTGCCGACAGCTCTGCTCGACGATCAGCCGGATGTACGCCCCCTGCCGGCGGCACTGGCTGCGCGGTTGCGGCCGCAGCTCGAGGCGCTGCGGGTGCTTGATCCGGCGTGCGGCTCGGGGGCGTTCCTGGTGCACGTACTCGAGCGTATCGATGCAGCGCTGGCGGCGTGTGGCGACGTGCGGGAGGCGCATGTGCGCCGTCGCGAGGTGCTGACGCGCTCCGTCTTCGGGGTGGACCGTCAGCCGATGGCCGTATGGCTCTGCGAGCTTCGACTGTGGCTGTCGGTGGTGATTGAATGCGCCGAGCCGGATGTCGCGCGCCTGGCACCGCTGCCGAATCTCGATCATCACATTCGTGTGGGCGACTCGCTGGCGGGTGGGGCGTTCGACTTTGCCCCACCGTCGCCAGCGCGGCTCACCGCGCTGCGGGCGCGCTACGTACGCGCCAGCGGGGCGCGCAAGGCCACCTTGGCCAGTGAGCTCGACCGCGAGGAGCGCCAGCGAGCGCTTGCGGAGCTGGACCGTCGCCGGAGCGCGGTGTACGCCGAGCGTGAAGCACTCCTGCTGTCGTTGCGCGGGCGCGACCTGTTCGGTGAACGGCGACGTGCATCGGCGGCGGATCGCGCGCAGCTGGCGCTGCTGCGTCTGTCGGTGCGGGCGCTGGCGTTGCAGCGTCGCGCGCTGGCGCTGGGTGGGGCGTTGCCCTTTCGCTATGCAGCGATGTTTGCCGATGTCGCGGCGCGGGGCGGATTCACGCTGGTGGTGGGGAACCCGCCGTGGGTGCGGCCGCATGCCATGCCGGTCGCCGAGCGGGTGTGGCTGCGGCAGGAGTTCCGGACGATGCGCGATGCCACGTGGCGGGACGGGGCGCGGGGTGCCGGTGCGGGGGCGGGCTTTGCCGGGCAGGCCGATCTGGCGGTGGCGTTCATCGAGCGCGCCGTGCAATTGCTGGCCCCGAACGGCACGCTGGCGCTGCTCGTGCCGGCCAAGCTGTGGCGGACGCTGTCGGGCGGCGGCGTTCGGCGGCTGCTGTTGCGAGACGCGCAGCTGCGTGCGCTGCACGACTGGAGCGACGCGCCGGCGCAGTTCGATGCCGCGACCTATCCGTCGCTCGTGGTCGCCACGCGCCGAGCGCCAGTGGAGCGGCTGGCGCTGGCCGAGTGGGCGGCAGCCCCGTCGGAGGGGTCGGCGGTTCTCACCACCACCACTGGCTCGGCGCAAGAGATGACGATCCGCATTTCGATCACGCGAACGCACACCACGCGCTTCAGCACCAGTGCGCCGGCGCTGTCGCTGGGCGGCGAGGCGGGCGCGCCGTGGGTGTTGCTGCCGGCGCCGGCGCAGGCGGCCTTCGAGACGTTGCGGCGCACGGGCGTACCCCTCGCGCAGTCCGTGATGGGGCGGCCGCTGCTGGGGGTGAAGTGCGGGTACAACGCGGCCTTTCTGGTGCGGGCGGTGGAGCATGATGATGATACGGCGACCGTGATGACCGACGATCCTGCGCGCCCGCGCCAGGGGGTCATCGAGCGCACGCTGTTGCGCCCGGTTCTGCGTGGTGAGGAGGTCGGTCACTGGTTCCTCGATCATGAGGTAACGACAAGCGGCTCTGCACAAACGCTGCGCATCATCTGGACGCACAACTCGGCGGGCGAGGTGCTGCGCACGCTGCCACCGGCGACGGCGCGGTGGATGGCGCAATGGAAACCGGGTTTGAGCAGCCGGTCGGATATCCGGCATCGGCAGCCGTGGTGGACGCTCTTCCGTACCGAAGCGGCGCGGAGCGATGCGGTGCGCATCGTGTGGGCGGACATCGGTCGGAAGTTACGCTCGCGGGTGCTGCTGCCCGGCGATCCCACGGTGCCGCTCAACTCCTGCTATGTCGTGCGGGCGCCGCATCCCAACGACGCCTATGCGCTGCATGCGCTCCTGCGCTCCACGATCGCGTCGGCGTGGTTGGATGTGCTCGCCGAGCCAGCGCGTGGCGGGTTCCGCCGCTTTCTGGGGTGGACGGTCGCCGCGTTACCGGTGCCGCGGGATTGGGCGTCGGCTGTGCGCCTGCTCGCGCCGGCCGGTCGCGCGTTGTCGCGGGATGATCACCGGCAGCTCGAGGCGCAGACGAACGCCTTGCTCGATCTGGATGAGCTGGTGGCGCTCGCCTATGGGATTCCGGTCAACGAATTGCTTCCCCTGCTGGAGTGGTACGTGCATGCGTGA
- a CDS encoding zf-HC2 domain-containing protein, with protein MTDALPTNPTAPDCARFEAQLGAWLEQELSPSEQAFMTAHRAQCTACDALTRDLEQIVADAGALPALSPPRDLWAGIAERLETEVVPLPTAARRAPGVAHWSVRRLGAAAAALMAITAGVTWQFATRAGGDGVQTDSARVATAAPVTPQQPQTPDSSLVVPKAELVVGRPEAVATTVANSAVPVAPGVTYEREIVALRRIVNERFTELDSTTVSELRRNLQIIDQAIADSRKALAKDPRSAFVAQQLDRALEAKLELMRKVALL; from the coding sequence ATGACCGACGCCCTACCGACCAACCCGACCGCTCCCGACTGCGCGCGCTTCGAGGCGCAACTTGGCGCCTGGCTCGAGCAGGAGCTGAGCCCGAGCGAACAGGCGTTCATGACCGCGCATCGAGCGCAGTGCACCGCCTGCGATGCGCTGACGCGCGACCTCGAGCAGATCGTGGCCGACGCCGGCGCGTTGCCAGCGCTGTCACCGCCCCGTGATCTGTGGGCGGGCATCGCGGAGCGCCTCGAAACCGAGGTCGTTCCCCTGCCCACCGCCGCTCGGCGCGCGCCTGGTGTTGCTCACTGGTCCGTGCGACGGCTCGGTGCAGCGGCCGCAGCGCTCATGGCGATCACCGCCGGCGTGACCTGGCAGTTCGCCACGCGCGCCGGCGGCGATGGCGTTCAGACGGACAGCGCGCGCGTGGCCACCGCGGCCCCCGTCACGCCGCAGCAGCCGCAGACGCCCGACAGCTCGCTGGTGGTGCCGAAAGCCGAGCTGGTAGTGGGCCGGCCGGAGGCGGTCGCGACGACGGTGGCGAACAGTGCCGTGCCGGTGGCCCCTGGCGTGACATACGAGCGCGAGATCGTCGCCCTCCGCCGCATCGTGAACGAGCGGTTCACTGAGCTGGACAGCACGACCGTGAGCGAGCTCCGCCGCAATCTTCAGATCATTGATCAGGCCATCGCGGACAGCCGCAAGGCGCTCGCGAAGGACCCGCGCAGTGCGTTCGTCGCGCAGCAGCTCGATCGCGCCCTCGAGGCCAAGCTGGAGCTGATGCGCAAGGTGGCGCTGCTATGA
- a CDS encoding HAD-IA family hydrolase, translating to MTTRHALLFDLDGTLIDSIGLLLECMEFAFATRERRPTTAQWVAGIGTPLRTQLAEWCDTEADVDAMVTRYREYQDLHLERLTTAFAGVPEMLAWARAEGHPTAIVTSKGRGMTDRSLRHVGLLGAFDAIVTYEETARHKPLPDPVWLACERLGVPPARALFVGDSPHDMHAGRSAGSRTGAALWGPFTRDELAPAHPDFWMGSMTELPQVVAQL from the coding sequence ATGACCACGCGCCACGCTCTGCTCTTCGATCTTGATGGGACGCTGATCGATTCCATCGGCCTCCTGCTCGAGTGCATGGAGTTTGCGTTTGCAACGCGCGAGCGGCGGCCGACGACGGCGCAGTGGGTGGCGGGGATCGGAACGCCGCTGCGCACGCAGTTGGCGGAGTGGTGCGACACCGAGGCCGATGTGGATGCCATGGTGACGCGCTACCGCGAGTACCAGGATCTCCATCTCGAGCGGCTCACGACGGCCTTTGCCGGGGTGCCCGAGATGCTGGCGTGGGCGCGCGCGGAGGGGCACCCGACGGCGATCGTGACCAGCAAGGGGCGCGGCATGACGGATCGATCCTTACGGCATGTGGGGCTGCTGGGCGCGTTCGATGCGATCGTGACGTATGAGGAGACGGCACGCCATAAGCCCCTGCCCGATCCGGTGTGGCTGGCGTGTGAGCGGCTCGGGGTGCCGCCGGCGCGGGCGCTGTTTGTCGGCGATTCGCCGCACGACATGCATGCCGGCCGGTCGGCCGGGAGCCGGACCGGGGCGGCGCTGTGGGGGCCGTTCACCCGGGACGAGTTGGCGCCGGCGCACCCCGATTTCTGGATGGGCAGCATGACCGAATTGCCGCAGGTCGTGGCGCAACTGTAA
- a CDS encoding DUF4097 domain-containing protein, producing the protein MRSRLLSAAFAALTIGVAVSAPARAQDSRRDNAFTWSGSIPSGRTIAIKNVNGGVDVTRSTSGRVEVTAEKRWRKGNPEMVRIEPKKFGDDVVICALFNEGATCEEDGIHNERRMRWNENNDVSVHFQVRVPDGVRVDLNTVNGAIEVRDVTTEVRAQTVNGGITARSAGGPVRARTTNGSITVAMGSLGRAEDLDYQTVNGSITLELPSNFGAELELGTVNGRVSTDFPITISGTLSPRRLRGTIGDGRTRLRASTVNGSVSLRKN; encoded by the coding sequence ATGCGCTCCCGCCTGCTTTCCGCCGCCTTCGCGGCACTCACCATCGGCGTGGCCGTCTCCGCGCCGGCCCGTGCTCAGGACTCGCGTCGCGACAACGCCTTTACCTGGTCCGGCAGCATTCCGTCGGGGCGCACCATCGCCATCAAGAACGTGAACGGCGGCGTCGATGTCACGCGCAGCACCAGCGGCCGCGTGGAGGTCACCGCCGAAAAGCGATGGCGCAAGGGCAACCCCGAGATGGTACGCATCGAACCGAAGAAGTTCGGTGATGATGTCGTGATCTGCGCGCTCTTCAACGAAGGCGCGACGTGCGAAGAAGACGGGATCCACAACGAACGACGCATGCGCTGGAACGAGAACAACGATGTGTCGGTGCACTTCCAGGTGCGCGTCCCCGATGGCGTACGCGTCGACCTCAACACGGTGAACGGCGCGATCGAAGTGCGTGACGTCACCACCGAAGTGCGCGCCCAGACCGTGAACGGCGGCATCACCGCCCGCAGCGCCGGCGGCCCCGTTCGCGCCCGCACCACCAACGGCAGCATCACCGTCGCCATGGGCTCACTCGGCCGCGCCGAGGATCTCGACTACCAGACGGTGAACGGCTCCATCACGCTCGAACTCCCGTCCAACTTCGGCGCCGAACTCGAACTGGGCACGGTGAACGGTCGCGTGAGCACCGACTTCCCCATCACGATCAGTGGGACGCTCTCACCGCGGCGGCTGCGGGGGACGATTGGGGATGGTCGGACACGGCTGCGGGCGAGCACGGTGAACGGGTCGGTTTCGCTGCGAAAGAACTAG
- the chrA gene encoding chromate efflux transporter, translating to MTTAHSAPQASVRDVAAVFVRLGVTAFGGPLAHIAAMEDELVTRRQWVSREEFADLVGAANLIPGPNSTELASHLGYRRAGWPGLVAAGVGFILPAVLLVWGLAVLYTRLGARVDVAAALSGMQPAVLAVVVQAAWRLKGSFVRSRLAAVLAGAALVAVLAGVSELTVLLAAVILAIAMIARTNTSALPVALSATGAAATTTLGTGTIFLSFAKIGSVLYGSGYVLLTFLRGEFGERLHVLTDALAVGQVTPGPVFSAATFVGYLLGGSAGAWAATAGIFLPAFVGVALTAPFVRRLRGDPRLAPALDVVNAVSLALMVSVVLVMARAVAAQPLALAIFLATSLLLLTTRVGAGWVLLLGGLAGLLRLL from the coding sequence ATGACCACCGCCCATTCCGCGCCCCAAGCCTCGGTTCGCGACGTCGCGGCCGTGTTCGTGCGGCTCGGCGTGACGGCCTTCGGTGGACCGCTGGCGCACATCGCCGCCATGGAAGACGAACTCGTCACGCGGCGGCAGTGGGTGTCGCGCGAGGAGTTCGCCGATCTGGTGGGTGCGGCCAATCTCATTCCCGGCCCCAACTCCACCGAGCTCGCCAGTCACCTCGGCTATCGGCGTGCCGGATGGCCGGGGCTCGTGGCCGCCGGCGTGGGGTTCATCCTCCCCGCCGTGCTCCTCGTGTGGGGGCTCGCCGTGCTTTACACGCGGCTCGGCGCACGCGTGGACGTCGCGGCCGCCCTCAGTGGCATGCAGCCCGCGGTGCTCGCGGTGGTGGTGCAGGCGGCCTGGCGACTGAAAGGCAGCTTCGTACGGTCGCGACTCGCCGCCGTGCTCGCCGGCGCGGCACTGGTCGCGGTGCTGGCGGGGGTGTCGGAGCTCACCGTGCTGCTGGCGGCGGTGATCCTGGCGATCGCGATGATCGCACGAACCAATACCAGCGCCCTCCCCGTGGCGCTCTCCGCTACCGGCGCGGCCGCCACGACCACGCTCGGCACGGGTACGATTTTTCTGAGCTTTGCCAAGATCGGCAGCGTGCTGTACGGGAGCGGGTATGTGCTGCTCACCTTCCTGCGGGGGGAGTTCGGCGAGCGGCTGCATGTGCTGACCGACGCCCTCGCGGTGGGGCAGGTGACGCCAGGCCCCGTCTTCTCGGCGGCCACCTTTGTGGGCTATCTGCTCGGAGGTTCGGCCGGGGCCTGGGCGGCCACCGCCGGGATCTTTCTCCCCGCGTTCGTGGGGGTGGCGCTCACCGCGCCCTTCGTTCGGCGGCTCCGTGGGGACCCGCGTCTGGCGCCGGCCCTCGATGTCGTGAATGCCGTGTCCCTCGCGCTGATGGTGAGCGTGGTACTCGTCATGGCGCGGGCAGTGGCCGCGCAGCCGCTTGCGCTCGCTATCTTTCTGGCCACCTCCCTGTTGTTGCTCACCACGCGCGTGGGGGCGGGTTGGGTTCTCCTGCTGGGAGGGCTCGCCGGCCTGCTGCGCCTGCTCTGA
- a CDS encoding 4a-hydroxytetrahydrobiopterin dehydratase has translation MTDARLSDIEVHRNLSALPGWARKGDAIAKTYHFATFPAGIAFIARVAEVAEAQQHHPDIDIRYTRVQFACSTHDAGGITAKDFLLASAIEALAAS, from the coding sequence ATGACCGACGCACGGCTCTCGGATATCGAAGTGCACCGCAACCTGAGCGCACTGCCCGGCTGGGCGCGCAAAGGGGACGCGATCGCGAAGACCTACCACTTCGCCACGTTCCCGGCGGGGATCGCCTTCATCGCGCGCGTGGCCGAGGTGGCCGAGGCGCAGCAGCATCATCCCGATATCGACATCCGGTACACGCGCGTGCAGTTCGCGTGCAGTACGCATGATGCGGGCGGGATTACGGCGAAGGACTTTCTGCTCGCGTCGGCGATTGAAGCCCTGGCGGCATCGTAG